In Zingiber officinale cultivar Zhangliang chromosome 11B, Zo_v1.1, whole genome shotgun sequence, a single window of DNA contains:
- the LOC122033975 gene encoding uncharacterized protein LOC122033975, with the protein MECMDDHLAVERWRENAEKARSNRNTEPGGPSTGIAQHTSGSKYIVKHAMDLEHDLARQPTCMEVFLKTHKKKDESFVDSRSLALHEQMTERVAQASQPPSEGEESQSLSTDTLNKIYYDVVGGRTKKSTLYDLGSRAKVAFDRLRTPRDRASSSSSSEVRSLRRKNEELRTQLKSMDERMASMDQWRAEQDTLFTSMRQIVTNFAYTQTPHGPESQETQDPSDRGD; encoded by the exons ATGGAGTGCATGGATGACCACCTGGCTGTAGAAAGATGGCGAGAAAATGCTGAAAAGGCTCGATCTAATAGAAATACTGAGCCAGGTGGCCCGAGCACTGGAATCGCTCAACATACGTCAGGATCGAAGTATATTGTTAAGCATGCTATGGATTtg GAACATGATCTTGCTCGGCAGCCCACAtgcatggaggtatttctgaagaCCCATAAGAAGAAAGATGAGTCATTTGTCGATTCTCGATCTCTGGCCCTAcac GAACAAATGACAGAAAGAGTGGCTCAGGCCTCTCAGCCACCATCAGAGGGGGAGGAGTCACAGTCTCTATCCACCGACACGCTAAATAAgatatattatgatgttgtcggtggaaggacaaaaaagTCCACCCTCTACGACCTTGGCTCTCGGGCCAAAGTGGCATTTGATCGGTTGAGGACTCCGAGGGAccgtgctagttcctcttcttctagtgaggTGCGGTCATTAAGACGCAAAAATGAAGAACTGCGCACTCAACTAAAGTCAATGGATGAGAGGATGGCTTCTATGGATCAGTGGAGGGCCGAGCAGGATACTCTATTTACCAGTATGCGACAGATCGTGACAAATTTCGCTTACACCCAGACGCCACATGGTcctgagtcacaggagactcaagacccatCAGATCGTGGTGATTAG